In one Lolium rigidum isolate FL_2022 chromosome 3, APGP_CSIRO_Lrig_0.1, whole genome shotgun sequence genomic region, the following are encoded:
- the LOC124704711 gene encoding nucleolin-like, which produces MTSPAAGTRGRGRGRGRARGRGRGRGRGGGRGRSSKTPPPASPPSQGQEAALEDTADGYATGSAAVAAAVPETTEAAQGSIDQTVGEEPKQPSHTIVLSDDEIGEVEGGEARAMAAEDAVPAQDAQGRDREAVENEAAEVKEQDVDGGNADDVAAKDDVAAQSATDDASNKQESDPRPLFQEEMNAEQQEEEDPEEVIFEDPMDEALAAAEVKGEEEDHAMLEEDPEEVVFEDPLGGGQVKGEEDRARVEEDERTVMSNMAKNRQLKKELEIFVGGLGRDTVEEDIRKVFGQVGDVVEVRLHKDFLTNRNKGFAFVKFASKEQVARALAEMKNPMIHGKRCGVTASEDNDTLFLGNICNTWTKEAIKRRLSDYGVQGVESLTLVPDTQNEGKSRGFAFLEFSCHADAMLAFKRLQQPDALFGHPERTAKVAFAEPIKEPDAEVMAQVKSVFIDGLPPYWDEDRVKDRFKAYGLIERVVLARNMSSAKRNDFGFVNFSTHEAALACIEATNNTELGDEGKSKLKVRVRLSNPLPKSQAVKGGMSGGFRIGYPVSGFNKPGRGFNRGRSAPRRAGFHGGRGFNNHSLGRGGRFSSAPNNNSFEVSPSDFRGSQAPAFREDRWEPSSGRHGSFDRGYPPPRRPAFEPEGDFGGPFGENQYFYADARPSFKRPHSHMEPDPGYFEPGPPRVRPRFDHYDHPFPGGNRFDHYDQLPFSGRDRYRDPFEMGSAYPRDYYDPRPGRVPAAPDQYGRGAFRPHYRGGHSGFRGRHFGGCGHYY; this is translated from the exons ATGACCTCGCCGGCGGCCGGTacacgcggccgcggccgtggacgGGGCCGAGCCCGTGGCCGTGGACGCGGGCGTGGACGTGGAGGTGGGCGCGGCCGCTCGTCCAAGACGCCACCTCCCGCCTCGCCGCCCTCCCAAGGTCAAG AGGCCGCACTGGAAGACACCGCCGACGGCTACGCTACTGGctcagccgccgtcgccgccgccgtgccggagACGACCGAGGCGGCTCAAG GGTCAATCGATCAGACAGTTGGGGAGGAACCAAAACAGCCGAGCCACACTATCGTGCTCTCTGATGATGAGATAGGGGAGGTGGAGGGCGGAGAGGCTCGTGCTATGGCCGCTGAGGACGCAGTGCCTGCGCAAGATGCTCAAGGACGTGACCGGGAAGCAGTGGAGAATGAGGCGGCAGAGGTGAAAGAGCAGGATGTGGATGGTGGGAACGCTGATGATGTAGCCGCCAAGGATGATGTTGCTGCACAGAGCGCGACTGACGATGCATCAAATAAGCAAGAAAGTGACCCTCGACCGCTCTTCCAAGAAGAAATGAATGCTGAGCAACAAGAAGAGGAGGATCCCGAAGAGGTCATCTTCGAGGATCCCATGGATGAAGCGCTGGCTGCAGCTGAGGTCAAGGGAGAAGAGGAGGATCATGCTATGCTGGAGGAGGATCCTGAGGAGGTGGTTTTCGAGGATCCCCTGGGCGGGGGGCAGGTCAAAGGAGAGGAggaccgtgcaagggtggaggagGACGAGCGGACGGTGATGTCGAACATGGCGAAGAACAGGCAGCTGAAGAAGGAGCTGGAGATCTTCGTGGGAGGGCTGGGCCGCGACACTGTCGAGGAGGATATCAGGAAGGTGTTTGGACAGGTCGGCGATGTCGTGGAGGTCcgcctccacaaagatttcttgaCGAACAGGAATAAGGGGTTTGCGTTTGTCAAGTTTGCGAGCAAAGAGCAGGTTGCTCGGGCGCTTGCTGAAATGAAGAATCCTATG ATACATGGAAAACGCTGTGGTGTCACTGCTAGTGAGGACAACGATACACTATTCTTGGGAAATATCTGCAATACATGGACAAAGGAAGCT ATTAAGAGAAGGCTGAGTGACTACGGGGTACAAGGAGTTGAAAGCTTAACTCTTGTTCCTGATACCCAGAATGAGGGGAAGAGTCGGGGTTTTGCATTCCTCGAGTTTTCTTGCCACGCAGATGCGATGCTTGCATTCAAAAGGCTGCAGCAACCAGATGCTCTGTTTGGTCATCCTGAGAGAACTGCAAAAGTCGCTTTTGCAGAGCCAATTAAAGAACCAGATGCAGAAGTCATGGCACAG GTTAAATCAGTATTTATTGACGGTCTTCCACCATACTGGGATGAAGATCGTGTTAAGGACCGATTCAAAGCTTATGGTTTGATAGAACGAGTTGTGCTTGCTCGCAATATGTCAAGTGCCAAAAGAAATGATTTTGGATTTGTAAACTTCTCAACACATGAGGCAGCTCTTGCCTGTATTGAAGCCACCAACAACACTGAATTGGGTGATGAAGGAAAATCAAAG CTAAAAGTAAGGGTTAGACTTTCAAACCCTTTACCTAAAAGTCAGGCTGTGAAAGGTGGAATGAGTGGCGGGTTCAGAATTGGATATCCTGTATCTGGGTTTAACAAGCCTG GTAGAGGCTTTAATAGGGGAAGATCTGCCCCTCGTCGGGCAGGTTTCCATGGTGGTAGGGGTTTCAATAATCATTCTCTTGGTCGTGGCGGGAGATTTAGTTCCGCACCAAATAACAACAGTTTTGAAGTGTCGCCCTCTGATTTCCGAGGCAGTCAGGCTCCTGCGTTTCGAG AGGATAGATGGGAGCCTTCATCAGGAAGGCATGGTTCCTTTGATAGAGGTTATCCTCCACCTAGAAGGCCGGCATTTGAGCCTGAGGGTGATTTTGGTGGACCCTTTGGTGAAAATCAATATTTCTACGCAGATGCTCGGCCTAGTTTTAAGAGGCCACACTCTCACATG GAACCTGATCCTGGATATTTTGAGCCTGGTCCTCCCCGTGTGCGTCCTCGCTTTGACCATTACGACCATCCATTTCCGGGAGGGAACCGCTTTGATCACTATGACCAGCTGCCATTTTCTGGAAGGGACCGCTACAGAG ACCCTTTTGAGATGGGGAGTGCTTATCCACGGGATTACTACGACCCTCGTCCTGGTCGTGTCCCTGCAGCCCCAGAT CAATATGGTAGGGGCGCATTCCGACCACATTATAGAGGCGGGCATTCTGGATTTAGAGGCAGACATTTTGGAGGCTGTGGGCATTACTACTAG